The Streptomyces sp. NBC_00576 genome contains the following window.
CCGGAGCGATGCCTTCGGGAAGGTCGGCAGGCGCCTCGACGGGTTCCACCGACCCGACGGCCGCCTCGGCGTCAGTGTCCGTGGCGGCACCGTGCCCCGGAAGAGCGACCCCCGCACCCGCGTTCTGTCGCTCCGCCGGGCTGATCGGCAGCAGCTTGCGCCGGTCGCGCGGGGTGTGCGAGGCGTGGATGCCGCCGTTCAGGATGGTCCGGAGGCGGTCGGAGATGTCGGCGTAGTCGTCGAAGCCGAGCACGCCGTCCGCCTCGGGCAGCGCCTCGGCGAGTTCCTTGCCGTACCGCTCGGCCATGCAGCCCACCGCCACGACGGCCTGGGTTCTGCCGTGCCCCTTGAGGTCGTTGGCCTCCAGGAGGGCGTCGACGGAGTCCTTCTTGGCGGCCTCGACGAAGCCACAGGTGTTGACGACAGCGACGTCCGCGTCCTCGGCGTCCTCCACGAGTTGCCAGCCGTCCGCCTCCAAGCGGCCTGCGAGCTCCTCCGAGTCCACCTCGTTACGGGCGCAGCCAAGGGTGACGAGTGCGACGGTACGGCGTTCAGGCATGGGCTCAAGACTACTTCGTCCCACTGACACCCCACGTCGACGGGGCCAGCCGATCTTGGCCGGCCCCGTCCCCAAGAACCCAAAAACCGCGGTACCGCTCAGCCGACCTCGGGGTCGCCCTTCGTGTACGTGAGCCGTTCCACGGCCCCAGGCTGGAACTCGTCCTCGATCTTCTTGCCGTTCACGTACAGCTGGATGGCGCCCGCGTCGCCCAGGACGAGGTTGATCTCCTCGTTGTCCTGGAAGGTCTGGGACTGCCCCTGCTTGAGCAGGCCGTCGAAGAGCTGTCGGCCGTTGTGGTCCTTGGCGGAGATCCAGCTGCGCCCGTTCGCGGCGCTCACCTGGACGGTCACCTTGTCGCGCGGCGCCGCCGCGATCGCGCTGTCCGACGGGTCCGGCTTCGGGTCGGTGGGCTTGTCCTTCTTGGGCGTGGGCGAGGCCGGCTTGCTGGCCGTGGGCGTGGAGCCCTCGGCCACCTGTGCCCGCGCGCCCTCGTCACCGTCGCCGCCCTTGACCAGCGTGAAGCCGACGAAGCCGATCACGGCGACGATCGCGGCGACCATCGCCGCCGTCCAGTTCGGTCCGCGCCGCTCGGGGCGGATGCGTTCCGCCTCGAACATGGGCGCGGCCGGGGTCGGCGCCGGACGCCCGCCGTGGGCGTCGGCGAACTGCGCGAGCAGCGGCTCGGGGTCGAGGTGGACGGCACGGGCGAGGGTCCGGATGTGCCCGCGCGCGTAGACGTCTCCACCGCAGGGGGCGAAGTCGTCCTGTTCGATCGCGTGCACGATGGCGATTCGGACCCGGGTGGCGGAACTGACGTCGTCGACGGTCAGCCCGGCCGCGATGCGCGCCTGCTGGAGGGCACGACCGATCGAAGGGCGGGCTGCTTCCTCGCGATCGTCGCGGTCTTCTTCGAACGGACGCTCGTCTTGTGGAGAGTTGCCGATGGACACGGGGGCGCCTTTCGAGCGTTTAGCCACCTGTGCTGGAGGTTCAGTTTAGGGGGGTTCGGGAAGGGTGGGGCAACCGGGCGGAGGGACTTTGTACGCCATCAGAATGGCCAGGACACGCTGATGGTCAGGTCATGGAGACGCAAGGATCTGTCGCCTCCCTCAACTTGACGTACGCGGAAGGGAAACGGTTGCTCAATGATCCCTTACGAGTTAGTCACTTTCGACCACCCGGTTGCCGCACACACGAACGCCGACACGCCGGACGGCTCCCTACGCGTCAGTCTCCCCACGAATCACCGCGAGCATCTCGTCCAGCCCGTCAGCCTTCACAAGAACGTCACGCGCCTTGGACCCCTCGCTCGGCCCGACGATGCCCCGGGTCTCCATGAGGTCCATCAGCCGCCCCGCCTTGGCGAAACCGACCCGCAGCTTGCGCTGGAGCATCGACGTGGACCCGAACTGGCTGCTGACGACCAGTTCGGCCGCCGCGCACAGCAGTTCGAGATCGTCACCGATCTCCTCGTCGATCTCCTTCTTCTGCTTGGTGCCCACGGTGACGTCTTCCCGGAAGACGGGCGCCATCTGGTCCTTGCAGTGCTGGACGACGGCCGCGACCTCGTCCTCGGTCACGAAGGCGCCCTGCATACGGGTGGGCTTGTTCTGGCCCATCGGCAGGTACAGCCCGTCGCCCTTGCCGATCAGCTTCTCGGCGCCGGGCTGGTCGAGGATGACCCGCGAGTCGGCCAAGGAGGAGGTGGCGAAGGCGAGCCTCGACGGCACGTTCGCCTTGATCAACCCGGTCACCACATCAACGGACGGCCGCTGCGTGGCGAGGACCAGGTGGATGCCGGCCGCGCGCGCGAGCTGCGTGATGCGCACGATGGCGTCCTCCACGTCCCTGGGGGCCACCATCATCAGGTCGGCCAACTCGTCGACGATCACCAGCAGATACGGGTAGGGCTGGAGTTCGCGCTCACTGCCCTCGGGCAGCTTGACCTTGCCGTTCCTGATGGCCTCGTTGAAGTCGTCGATGTGCCGGAATCCGAACGCGGCCAGATCGTCGTACCGCAGATCCATTTCGCGTACGACCCACTGGAGCGCCTCGGCGGCCCGCTTCGGGTTGGTGATGATGGGCGTGATCAGGTGCGGGATGCCCTCGTACGCGGTCAACTCGACGCGCTTGGGGTCGACGAGGACCATACGGACGTCCTCAGGAGTCGCCCGGACCATGACCGACGTGATCAGACAGTTGATACAGGACGATTTACCCGAACCGGTCGCACCTGCGACGAGCAGGTGGGGCATCTTCGCGAGGTTGGCCATCACATAGCCGCCCTCGACGTCCTTGCCGAGCGCGACCAGCATCGGGTGGTCGTCCTCGGCCGCGTCGGCCAGCCGGAGCACGTCCCCCAGGTTGACCATCTCCCGGTCGGTGTTGGGGATCTCGATGCCGACCGCCGACTTGCCGGGGATCGGGCTGATGATGCGTACGTCGGGGCTGGCGACGGCGTACGCGATGTTCTTGGTGAGGGCGGTGATCCGCTCGACCTTCACCGCGGGGCCCAGTTCGACCTCGTACCGCGTGACCGTCGGGCCGCGGGTGAAGCCGGTGACCGCGGCGTCGACCTTGAACTCCATGAAGACGTTCGTGAGGGAAGCGACCACCGCGTCGTTCGCCGCGCTGCGGGTCTTGCCGGGGCCACCGCGCTCCAGGAGGTCGAGCGAGGGCAGCGAGTAGGTGATGTCCCCGGAGAGCTGGAGCTGTTCGGCGCGCGGCGGGAGGTCGCGCATCTCTTCCGGCGGCGCCTTCGTGAGGTCCGCGACCGCGGCCTTGACCGGTTCCGCCTTGAGCTTCTCCTGCTTGGGGCGTGCCCCCGGGACAGGAGTGCGCGTCGGCGTCGTCTCCTCGCGGTCGCCGGCCGCGGTCACACCTTGGGTGAGATCGGCGACGATCGGCGAGGGCGGCATGCCGTGCAGGACGGCCCCGTCGAGCGCGGCAGCGGCGGCCGCGGCGACGTCCACGGCGTCCATCGGCCGCCCAGGATCGGGCTGGCGTACCGCGGAGCGCCTGGGGCGGCTCCGGCGCTTGGAGAGCGCGTCCTGCTCGGCGCCGTCCGGGTCGTACGCCTCGGGGGCGGACCCGCGCCTGCGGGGGCGCGCGGGGAGCGACTCGCGCCACTGGTCGTCGTAGCGCTCGTCGTCCTCGGAGAGCCCGTCCTCCTCGGGGTCGCGGAGAATGCCGAGCCGGATCCCGAGCTGCCGCAGCCGCTGCGGGATCGCGTTGACGGGCGTCGCGGTGACGACGAGCAGCCCGAAGACGGTTAGCAGCACCAACAGCGGTACGGCGAGGACCTCGCCCATGGTGTACGTCAGCGGGGTCGCCGCTCCCCAGCCGATGAGCCCGCCGGCGTCCCTTATGGCCTGCATGCCGTCGCTGCGCGCGGGGGCACCGCACGCGATGTGGACCTGTCCGAGCACACCGATGACGAGCGCGGACAGCCCGATCACGATCCGGCCGTTGGCGTCGGGCTTCTCGGGGTGCCTGATGAACCGTACGGCGATGACCGCCAGCAGTATCGGCACGAGCAGGTCGAGGCGGCCGAACGCGCCGGTGACCAGCATCTCGACGAGGTCACCGACGGGGCCGCGCAGGTTGGACCAGGTGCCCGCGGCGACGATCAGCGCGAGGGCGAGCAACAGCAGTGCCACGCCGTCCTTCCGGTGTGCCGGGTCGAGGTTCTTCGCGCCCTGTCCTATGCCGCGGAACACGGCACCGACGGCGTGCGCGATGCCGAGCCACAGGGCGCGCACGAGGCGGTAGATGCCCCCGGTGGGACTGGGTGCCGGAGGGGGCGCGACCTTCTTCGCCGCGGCCTTCCTGGCGGGCGCCTTCTTCGCGGGGGCTTTTTTCGCCGCGGCCTTCTTCGCCGGAGCCTTCGCGGGCGCGGCTGCCTTCTTCGCGGGCGGCTTCTTGGCTGCGGAAGGACGTGAGGCCATGTGTGTGAGGTTACCGGTGGAGGCGACAGCGGACACGTGTGCCTACTGCTTCACCCGTTCGTGTCGCCGTTGCGTGAGCACGAAACTGACGCGTGCTCACGCGCAACTACGTTCGATATGCGGGTGAGTTCTGTGCGTTGAGTGACGCCCGGTGCGCGGTTCAGTTCTGCGACGGCACCGAAGGTGCCCCGCTGCCGGTGCCAGGCTCGAGCGCGTCCAGTGCCCGGCGCAGGCCGGTCAGTTTGCGTTCGAGATGGGCGGCCGTGGCTACAGCCGCCGCGTCCGCCGACTCGTCGTCGAGCTGTTTGGACAGCGCCTCGGCCTGTTCCTCGACAGCCGCGAGCCGCGCGGAGAGTTCGGCGAGCAGGCCCGCCGGCTCCTTGGACGTCCCGACTGCCGCCCTGCCGCCACCGCCCTCCAGCTGGAGCCGCAACAGGGCTGCCTGCTCCCGGAGTTGGCAGTTCTTCATGTACAGCTCGACGAATACCGAGACCTTCGCCCGCAGCACCCACGGGTCGAACGGCTTGGAGATGTAGTCCACCGCACCCGCCGCGTACCCCCGGAAGGTGTGGTGCGGACCGTGGTTGATCGCGGTGAGGAAGATGATCGGGATGTCCCGGGTCCGCTCCCTCCGCTTGATGTGCGCGGCCGTCTCGAAGCCGTCCATGCCCGGCATCTGCACGTCCAGCAGAATGACCGCGAAGTCGTCCGTCAGAAGTGCCTTGAGCGCTTCCTCCCCGGACGATGCCCGCACCAGTGTCTGATCCAACGCAGAGAGGATGGCCTCCAGCGCCAGCAGATTCTCCGGCCGGTCATCGACCAGGAGGATCTTGGCCTTCTGCACCATGGCCCGCCCTCCTCGCCCCGGCTTGGGGCCTCCCCTGTCCTCAGGACTTGAGGCAGCACCACCGCGCGCCACCCCAGGGGACGGCTCCCTTACGCCGCCCGTCCTCGTGCCGGTCATGGTAGCCGCACCCTGCCTGTCGCCACACCCTGTCACCGCGATGTCACTGTGCACGTAGCAGAAACGTAGCGGGAGACCAGAAGGTTCCCCGAATCCCGTACTTCTACACGGCTTCCGCCACACTGAGTCAGCAACTCCGTGTGAACACCGGAGGTTCCCGTCCTCGCGACGGAAACTCCCAGCTCAACCGTCACTGCTCTCGCATCCACTGCTCCATCACCGTCAGCAGGTGATCGGGGTCGACGGGCTTGGTCACGTAGTCGGAGGCCCCCGACTCGATCGCCTTCTCCCGGTCGCCCTTCATCGCCTTGGCCGTCAGCGCGATGATCGGGAGCCCGGCGAACTGCGGCATCCTACGGATCGCCGTGGTCGTCGCGTATCCGTCCATCTCGGGCATCATGATGTCCATCAGTACGACTGTCACATCGTCGTGCTGTTCCAGGACTTCGATGCCTTCCCGGCCGTTCTCGGCGTACAGCACCGACAGCCCGTGCTGCTCCAGGACGCTCGTCAGCGCGAACACGTTGCGGATGTCGTCGTCGACGATCAGCACCTTCTCGCCGTCGAACCGGATGCCCTGGCGCGGCTGTTGGGCCGCCTCCTGCGCTCCTGCCGCCCAATGGCCGTTCGCCCTGGAGGAAGCGTTCAGATCAGCCACCGACACGGCCCTGCGGCGCCGCCTGAAGAGCGCGGCGGGCCCGTTCTGCGCCTCGTGGTACGACTTCACCTCGGCCGGTGTCTCGATGTCCGCCCCGGCGAGCTCCGCCTCGGAGGCCAGCAGCTCGCCGACCTCCAGGGAAGGCGCCAGCTGCGCGTAGCCCTGCGGGGGCAGTTCACTCGGGTGCAGCGGCAAATACAGCGTGAACGTCGAGCCCCGGCCCGGCTCGCTCTGCGCGTGGATCTCGCCGCCGAGCAACCGCGCGATCTCTCGCGAGATGGACAGCCCCAGACCCGTACCGCCGTACTTGCGGCTGGTCGTGCCGTCCGCCTGCTTGAACGCCTCGAAGATCACCCGCATCTTGCTGGCCGCGATCCCGATGCCGGTGTCGGTCACCGAGAACGCGATCATGTCGGCGTCCGCGTCACGCAGCGAACCCGCCTCCAGCAACTGCTCACGGATAGCCACCGGAACCTCCGCACCGGCCGGCCGGATGACTAGCTCCACCGCTCCCGAGTCGGTGAACTTCACCGCGTTGGACAACAGGTTGCGCAGCACCTGAAGCAGCCGCTGTTCGTCGGTGTGCAGCGTGGCGGGCAGGTCCGGCGAGACCCGTACGGAGAAGTCGAGGCGCTTCTCCGCGGTCAGCGGACGGAAGGTGGCCTCCACGTAGTCGACGAGCTGCACGAGCGCGATGCGCGTCGGGGAGACGTCCATCTTGCCCGCCTCGACCTTCGACAGGTCGAGGATGTCGTTGATCAGCTGGAGCAGGTCCGAGCCCGCCCCGTGGATCGTCTCCGCGAACTCGACCTGCTTCGGGGTGAGGTTCGTGTCCGCGTTGTCGGCGAGCAGCTTGGCCAGGATCAGCAGCGAGTTGAGCGGCGTACGCAGCTCGTGCGACATGTTGGCGAGGAACTCGCTCTTGTAGCGCATCGACACGGCGAGTTGCTCGGCGCGCTCCTCCAGGACCTGCCGCGCCTCCTCGATCTCGGTGTTCTTGACCTCGATGTCGCGGTTCTGCTGGGCCAGCAGTTCGGCCTTCTCCTCCAGCTCCGCGTTCGACGACTGAAGCGCCTTCTGCCGGTTCTCCAGCTCGGCCGAGCGCTCCCTCAACTGCTCGGTCAACTCCTGCGACTGCTTCAGCAGCACCTCCGTCTTGGTGTTGACGGAGATGGTGTTGACGCTGGTCGCGATCATCTCGGCGATCTGGTTGAGGAAGTCCTTCTGGATCTGCGTGAACGGCGTGAACGACGCCAGTTCGATGACACCGAGCACCTTGCCCTCGAACAGCAGCGGCAGCACGATCACCTGCGCGGGCGGCGCCTCGCCGAGCCCGGAGGAGATCTTCAGATAGCCGCTCGGCGCGTTCTCCACGAGGATCGTGCGCTTCTCCTGGGCGGCGGTCCCGACCAACGCCTCACCGGGCCTGAACGAACTCGGCATGGAGCCCATGGAGTAGCCGTACGACCCGAGCATGCGCAGTTCGTACGCGTTCTCCGGGGCACCTCCCGCGTCCTTGCCGTCGACCGTCTGCATCGCCAGGAAGAACGCGCCGTGCTGGGCGGTGACGACCGGCGTCAGCTCGCTCATGATCAGCGAGGCCACGTCGTCGAGGTCCCGGCGGCCCTGCATCAGGGCGGAGATACGGGCGAGGTTGCCCTTGAGCCAGTCCTGTTCCTTGTTGGCGATCGTGGTGTCGCGCAGGTTGGCGATCATCTTGTTGATGTAGTCCTGCAGCTCCTGGATCTCGCCGGCGGCGTCCACGTCGATCTTCAGGTTGAGGTCACCGCGGGTCACCGCGGTCGCCACGCGCGCGATGGCCCGCACCTGCCGGGTCAGGTTCCCGGCCATCTCGTTCACCGACTCGGTGAGGTCGCGCCAGGTACCGTCGACGTCCCGCACGCGCGCCTGGCCACCGAGTTGGCCCTCCGTGCCCACCTCTCGGGCGACTCGGGTGACCTCCTCGGCGAAGGACGACAGCTGATCAACCATGGTGTTGATCGTCGTCTTGAGCTCAAGGATCTCGCCGCGAGCGTCAATGTCGATCTTCTTCGTCAAGTCACCCTTGGCGATGGCCGTCGTCACCATCGCGATGTTGCGCACCTGACCGGTCAGGTTGGACGCCATCCCGTTCACCGACTCGGTGAGGTCCTTCCAGGTACCAGCCACACCCGGCACCCGCGCCTGCCCGCCCAGGATGCCGTCCGTACCCACCTCACGGGCCACCTTGGTGACCTGGTCGGCGAACGAACTCAGCGTCTTCACCATCGTGTTGAAGGTGTCGGCGAGCTGCGCGACCTCACCGCGCGCTTCGATCGTCACCGTTCGCGTCAGGTCACCGTTGGCAACGGCTGCCGCGACCTGGGAGATGTTCCGCACCTGCACGGTCAGGTTGTTGGCCATCAGGTTGACGTTGTCGGTGAGGTCCTTCCAGATGCCCGTGACACCCGACGCATGGGCCTGACCGCCGAGAATGCCCTCCGTGCCCACCTCGCGGGCAACCCGGGTCACCTGCTCGGCGAACGACGACAGTTGATCAACCATGGTGTTGACCGTCGTGACGAGTTCGAGGATCTCACCCTTCGCGTCAACAGTGATCTTCTTCGACAGATCGCCCTTGGCGACGGCGGTCGTCACTTCGGCGATGTTGCGCACCTGGATGGTCAGGTTGTTCGCCATGAAGTTCACGGACTGCGTGAGGTCCTTCCAGGTGCCGGAGACACCCTGCACCTCGGCCTGGCCGCCGAGCATGCCCTCCGTACCCACCTCACGGGCCACACGCGTGACCTCCTGGGCGAACGACGACAGCTGGTCGACCATCGTGTTCAGGGTGTTCTTGAGCTCCAGGATCTCGCCGCGCGCGTCCACAGTGATCTTCTGGGACAGATCACCGCGCGCCACCGCGGTCGCCACCTGGGCGATGTTGCGCACCTGGGCGGTGAGGTTGCCGGCCATGCCGTTCACCGAGTCGGTGAGGTCGCGCCACACACCGGCGACCCCGGGCACCTGCGCCTGCCCGCCGAGCCGACCCTCCGTACCCACGTCCCGGGCGACCCGGGTCACCTGGTCGGCGAAGGCGGAGAGTTGATCAACCATGGTGTTGATCGTGTTCTTCAACTCAAGGATCTCGCCGCGAGCGTCGACATCGATCTTCTGGGACAGGTCGCCGTTGGCCACGGCCGTCGTCACCTGGGCGATGTTGCGCACTTGGGAGGTCAGGTTGCCGGCCATGAAGTTGACGGAGTCGGTGAGTTCCTTCCACGTACCGGACACTCCGTCCACGCGCGCCTGACCGCCGAGGCGGCCCTCCGTACCCACGTCACGGGCCATCCGCGTCACCTGGTCGGCGAAGCTCGACAGCTGGTCCACCATCGTGTTCACGGTGTTCTTCAGCTGAAGCATCTCGCCGGAGACATCGACGGTGACCTTCTGCGACAGGTCGCCGTTGGCCACCGCGGTCGTCACCTGGGCGATGTTCCTCACCTGTCCGGTGAGGTTCCTGAACGCCGTGTTGACGGAGTCCGTCAGATCCTTCCACGTACCCGCCGCACCCGGCACCTGGGCCTGGCCGCCCAGCTCGCCCTCGACACCGATCTCCCGCGCGACCCGTGTGACCTCGGCACCGAACGCGGACAGCTGGTCGACCATCCCGTTGACGGTGTTCTTCAGCTCCAGCATCTCGCCGGCGACCTCGACGCTGACCTTCTGCGACAGATCACCGCTGGCAACAGCGGTCGTCACAGTGGCGATGTCCCGCACCTGGGTGGTGAGATTCCGGAAGACCGTGTTGACGGAGTCCGTCAGGTCCTTCCACGTACCCGCCGCACCCGGCACGTTCGCCTGCCCGCCGAGCCGCCCCTCGCCACCGACCTCGTTGGCGACCCGGGTGACCTCGTCCGCGAACGTCCGCAGCGTCTCGGTCATCTGGTTGATCGTCTCGGCGAGCTGGGCGACCTCGCCGCGCGCCGAAACCGTCACCTTCTGCGACAGATCACCATTGGCGACCGCGGTCGTCACCTGCGCGATCCCGCGCACCTGAGCCGTCAGGTTGCCGGCCATAAGATTCACCGAATCGGTGAGGTCTTTCCACACGCCGTCCACACCCGGCACCTGTGCCTGCCCGCCGAGCTCACCCTCCGTACCCACCTCGCGCGCGACTCGCGTCACCTCAGAGGAGAAGGACGACAGCTGATCCACCATCGTGTTGACGGTGTTCTTCAGCTCCAGCATCTCGCCGGCCACGTGAACCGTGACCTTCCGGGACAGATCACCCTTGGCGACCGCAGTCGTCACCAGCGCGATGTCCCGCACCTGCGCCGTCAGCCGGTACGCCATCGTGTTGACCGAGTCCGTGAGATCCCGCCACGAACCGGACATTCCGCGCACCTGGGCCTGACCGCCCAGCTTGCCCTCCGTACCGACCTCACTGGCCACGCGCGTGACCTCGTCGGTGAACGTCGACAACTGGTCGACGAGATTGTTGACCGTGCGCCCGACCTTGAGGAACTCCCCGCGCAGCGGATGCCCGTTGCCGTCCGCAGCCGGCGCCC
Protein-coding sequences here:
- a CDS encoding helix-turn-helix domain-containing protein, with translation MSIGNSPQDERPFEEDRDDREEAARPSIGRALQQARIAAGLTVDDVSSATRVRIAIVHAIEQDDFAPCGGDVYARGHIRTLARAVHLDPEPLLAQFADAHGGRPAPTPAAPMFEAERIRPERRGPNWTAAMVAAIVAVIGFVGFTLVKGGDGDEGARAQVAEGSTPTASKPASPTPKKDKPTDPKPDPSDSAIAAAPRDKVTVQVSAANGRSWISAKDHNGRQLFDGLLKQGQSQTFQDNEEINLVLGDAGAIQLYVNGKKIEDEFQPGAVERLTYTKGDPEVG
- a CDS encoding DNA translocase FtsK; amino-acid sequence: MASRPSAAKKPPAKKAAAPAKAPAKKAAAKKAPAKKAPARKAAAKKVAPPPAPSPTGGIYRLVRALWLGIAHAVGAVFRGIGQGAKNLDPAHRKDGVALLLLALALIVAAGTWSNLRGPVGDLVEMLVTGAFGRLDLLVPILLAVIAVRFIRHPEKPDANGRIVIGLSALVIGVLGQVHIACGAPARSDGMQAIRDAGGLIGWGAATPLTYTMGEVLAVPLLVLLTVFGLLVVTATPVNAIPQRLRQLGIRLGILRDPEEDGLSEDDERYDDQWRESLPARPRRRGSAPEAYDPDGAEQDALSKRRSRPRRSAVRQPDPGRPMDAVDVAAAAAAALDGAVLHGMPPSPIVADLTQGVTAAGDREETTPTRTPVPGARPKQEKLKAEPVKAAVADLTKAPPEEMRDLPPRAEQLQLSGDITYSLPSLDLLERGGPGKTRSAANDAVVASLTNVFMEFKVDAAVTGFTRGPTVTRYEVELGPAVKVERITALTKNIAYAVASPDVRIISPIPGKSAVGIEIPNTDREMVNLGDVLRLADAAEDDHPMLVALGKDVEGGYVMANLAKMPHLLVAGATGSGKSSCINCLITSVMVRATPEDVRMVLVDPKRVELTAYEGIPHLITPIITNPKRAAEALQWVVREMDLRYDDLAAFGFRHIDDFNEAIRNGKVKLPEGSERELQPYPYLLVIVDELADLMMVAPRDVEDAIVRITQLARAAGIHLVLATQRPSVDVVTGLIKANVPSRLAFATSSLADSRVILDQPGAEKLIGKGDGLYLPMGQNKPTRMQGAFVTEDEVAAVVQHCKDQMAPVFREDVTVGTKQKKEIDEEIGDDLELLCAAAELVVSSQFGSTSMLQRKLRVGFAKAGRLMDLMETRGIVGPSEGSKARDVLVKADGLDEMLAVIRGETDA
- a CDS encoding response regulator, with product MVQKAKILLVDDRPENLLALEAILSALDQTLVRASSGEEALKALLTDDFAVILLDVQMPGMDGFETAAHIKRRERTRDIPIIFLTAINHGPHHTFRGYAAGAVDYISKPFDPWVLRAKVSVFVELYMKNCQLREQAALLRLQLEGGGGRAAVGTSKEPAGLLAELSARLAAVEEQAEALSKQLDDESADAAAVATAAHLERKLTGLRRALDALEPGTGSGAPSVPSQN
- a CDS encoding HAMP domain-containing protein, which translates into the protein MESGAATRGTKTRAKGGQSLSNRRKPRNGTTEVDTASLDRLLSALESMRDGNFRKRLTVSGDGVMSEIAAVFNEVADRNLHVTGELSRVRRMVGREGKLTERLEVGVSEGSWAAAIEASNALVDDLVRPVSEVGRVLSAVAEGDLSPRMELRAPAADGNGHPLRGEFLKVGRTVNNLVDQLSTFTDEVTRVASEVGTEGKLGGQAQVRGMSGSWRDLTDSVNTMAYRLTAQVRDIALVTTAVAKGDLSRKVTVHVAGEMLELKNTVNTMVDQLSSFSSEVTRVAREVGTEGELGGQAQVPGVDGVWKDLTDSVNLMAGNLTAQVRGIAQVTTAVANGDLSQKVTVSARGEVAQLAETINQMTETLRTFADEVTRVANEVGGEGRLGGQANVPGAAGTWKDLTDSVNTVFRNLTTQVRDIATVTTAVASGDLSQKVSVEVAGEMLELKNTVNGMVDQLSAFGAEVTRVAREIGVEGELGGQAQVPGAAGTWKDLTDSVNTAFRNLTGQVRNIAQVTTAVANGDLSQKVTVDVSGEMLQLKNTVNTMVDQLSSFADQVTRMARDVGTEGRLGGQARVDGVSGTWKELTDSVNFMAGNLTSQVRNIAQVTTAVANGDLSQKIDVDARGEILELKNTINTMVDQLSAFADQVTRVARDVGTEGRLGGQAQVPGVAGVWRDLTDSVNGMAGNLTAQVRNIAQVATAVARGDLSQKITVDARGEILELKNTLNTMVDQLSSFAQEVTRVAREVGTEGMLGGQAEVQGVSGTWKDLTQSVNFMANNLTIQVRNIAEVTTAVAKGDLSKKITVDAKGEILELVTTVNTMVDQLSSFAEQVTRVAREVGTEGILGGQAHASGVTGIWKDLTDNVNLMANNLTVQVRNISQVAAAVANGDLTRTVTIEARGEVAQLADTFNTMVKTLSSFADQVTKVAREVGTDGILGGQARVPGVAGTWKDLTESVNGMASNLTGQVRNIAMVTTAIAKGDLTKKIDIDARGEILELKTTINTMVDQLSSFAEEVTRVAREVGTEGQLGGQARVRDVDGTWRDLTESVNEMAGNLTRQVRAIARVATAVTRGDLNLKIDVDAAGEIQELQDYINKMIANLRDTTIANKEQDWLKGNLARISALMQGRRDLDDVASLIMSELTPVVTAQHGAFFLAMQTVDGKDAGGAPENAYELRMLGSYGYSMGSMPSSFRPGEALVGTAAQEKRTILVENAPSGYLKISSGLGEAPPAQVIVLPLLFEGKVLGVIELASFTPFTQIQKDFLNQIAEMIATSVNTISVNTKTEVLLKQSQELTEQLRERSAELENRQKALQSSNAELEEKAELLAQQNRDIEVKNTEIEEARQVLEERAEQLAVSMRYKSEFLANMSHELRTPLNSLLILAKLLADNADTNLTPKQVEFAETIHGAGSDLLQLINDILDLSKVEAGKMDVSPTRIALVQLVDYVEATFRPLTAEKRLDFSVRVSPDLPATLHTDEQRLLQVLRNLLSNAVKFTDSGAVELVIRPAGAEVPVAIREQLLEAGSLRDADADMIAFSVTDTGIGIAASKMRVIFEAFKQADGTTSRKYGGTGLGLSISREIARLLGGEIHAQSEPGRGSTFTLYLPLHPSELPPQGYAQLAPSLEVGELLASEAELAGADIETPAEVKSYHEAQNGPAALFRRRRRAVSVADLNASSRANGHWAAGAQEAAQQPRQGIRFDGEKVLIVDDDIRNVFALTSVLEQHGLSVLYAENGREGIEVLEQHDDVTVVLMDIMMPEMDGYATTTAIRRMPQFAGLPIIALTAKAMKGDREKAIESGASDYVTKPVDPDHLLTVMEQWMREQ